In the genome of Podospora pseudocomata strain CBS 415.72m chromosome 7, whole genome shotgun sequence, the window AGGTCCTGGGTTCGATTCCCAGCCCGTCCACTGCTTGTAAATCACcatttggtggtggattaTCTTTTGTGCTTTTTGCAGTCTGgtcatttctttttttgttgcttggtttgtggttggggttgcggCAAGtgtggtttgggtttggaCTGAGGGCTGGTATGGAACCGAAGGCTGTTGTGGACTGAGGTCTGTTGATGGAGGGCTGTTGACTGAGCTCTGTTGGTTCACtattggttgttgttgaggtaggTACAGGTATAGCTTGATCCTACTCTTCGAGGCCAGAAACTTTCGCTAGAGGATCATTGGAACCCTTGTCATAGGTATTATGCAGAGTGAATCGTGAAGCCAACAGAAGAGACAATACTCCAAAGCAGACTGTGGATAAGGACTTTTTATGGAAGGTGGTGTCTTAGTGTTGAAGTACCtatctaggtaggtaccaTGCAGTCAGCCTCAACTGAGGTCTACTTGGAAATTATCGACAAGATATTTCACCATACCAGAAACTCGAAACTACTTCACTTTCCTATTGGCACACTTGCATAGCTCTATTGGCTTCCAGAGCCAAGTAAGAAGTCTTGAGAATACCCAAGGTAGAGGGGGCATCTTGGGCCCTGAACTTCCGATGCGAACAATGATTCACAAGTCTCAAAGGTCACTGAGATGCATGGATACGCATGATGTCGCtaccccttttctccccttTTGATCGTTACCGAGGCCTGGAAAGGGGCCCCCAAAGACAAACAATCTCTCTTCAGGAGCCTGAAAATggttcccccccccccggccaaaaaaaaaacccttCAACAAGGCAGCAATACCTCAGGTATCTTTCAATACGAAAAATTCATCCGTCTTTTTATTGTTGTATAAACAAACCGGGAATGATGGGTTTGCCCTCGATGTGCCAATACGGCGCAAGTAAAATGGCTACGTACCATCTCAACGCAGCTGCGTCGCGCTTAGGGCGGCCAACCGGAAAGGGGGTAAACCTGGAGCGGGGGAGTCGGATGATTGTTGActgttttttctttcatgCTTGAGGTAATGGTGAGTGCAACGCCGCAGTTTGGCTTTCAAGACGGAAAAAAGCgagtgggatgatgatggtgttgagagagCTCTTCCTAAAGGTGTGAGAGAAGGAATGGATTAGGAGCGATGACCCGACACTCCGGACCTCCAGCCTGTTCTATCTAGATCGAAAAGCGCAAATTCCGGATTCTAGAAGCTGGTCCCAACTGCGCATCCTCCGAGTCCCCGTCCCGTCTAttctcaccccctccctagGTCAAACTCCTTCAGCCCTCCCGGCTCGTTTCGCAACAACACTCTCAATAAgacaccatcttcatcacgaTCCCTTCTCAGCCCTTGTTCAGCCCAAAGAAACATGAAACATCCCGAATTCTATGGGTTAGggtttctctttctcccttcccaacactgccaccatcaccaccaccaccaccctcatctccaaaaTTCTGCCTCACCCAAGTAGGTAAGCTTCCAAAAAGTCACCCGCacatccatcccaccaccggaCAGCCCGCATCTATGTCCCACGACATTCCAATTTTCCCATGCATTTAATCTATGTTCCTCCAAAAACCCGAGCATGTGAAAGCGAACGCAAGAAAGATGCGGTACGTAATCCACCCAATCGAGCTCAGCCTCTCAGCCTGCAGACTGTTGTGCAAGGTAAAGTTGGTCAAGGCTCAGCCGCTttgctgaggaggggaaaaTCCCGTAGGCCGGCTGGGTTAAACGGGCGGGTGGGTGGTCCACCCCCGGAAAAGGTTCGTTAACTACCTGGTGCCTCTGGGGAAAACCACCTAGACCCCTAGACACAGTCAACGGTGATACtgcaggggttggggggaggagacacAAGAGCGGTACGTACTGCATCGGGGTGCACAAGTTAGAACTTTGGAAGCTTACGAGAACACGGAGAGGGCAGGGGTTTTACTTCCAGACTACCTAAATGTGTGTGTGCTCTTCATGTTGATGCCTTTGAGGACTGGCCGAGCCGGGATAGGTAGGTTGCCACTACCGGTGCAGTTAGAGTAGGTAGGCATAACCTGGCCCTCAGATACGGCAAAACCCCCGATGCACACCCGCGGCAGTGTCATTAGACGGCAGCTGTGCGGCGGAGGGAACTACGCCATCCCACGGGCCCGCGCCCCAGACGAACGGGCAGGGAACCCTCTTACGGGATTTACCTGGGGAGAGAGACTGTTATGTAAGTAGGATTAAGATTGGTGTTATCTTTGACTCTTGCACACCCCACACAGGCCCTTATGATGAGGACAAGACGGATGGATGAGTAAAATATGTCTCTCCACCCACAAATCTGAGACAACGTACTCACCCGGCCTGAGCTTGGATGGGTTGCTCCCACTAGGTAGATATGCCTCTCCATAAGCTGAACCTATGTTAGATTGACAGGCAAACCCCCTCTCTTCGGTCCCGGGCCGTGTCTTAGCCTCTTTGATATCCTGGCATCATCATGTCTTCGGTGTCTCTGTTGCCGTGTGtacacctccaacccagcccttTGAGGCAGGTAGCACGAACGGTTACATCTGCTTTCATTaccaagaaagaaaaaatcTCACTTACATGCACACATACAGACCTAATCGCGTCTACCGAGCCTTGCTGACATGAGGACATGAGGACATGAAGAAATTAGCCGCTACGGAGTCTGCTGCAGAGTTGATGTAGGGTAATATACCTCAAACCTCACCAAGATCTCACCTGCTTTTTGGACATTCACCCTGCTTGCAACGTCATTTCTGTTGAATCAGAAACGTTACCTCGCATCACTCTCTTTCAGTGTGTTGACTATTCACAAAAGACCTCAACCACATGCAACAAAAGAgtccaaaacaaaaaaaaacaaaaattgGTTTTGAGCAAACGTTTTTCTCGTTTTTATTAACTACGACGTGTAGTAGAATCCTCGTAGTCTTAAGCTACTTGGGTTATagagcagagagagagaaattTCCCAGccgcaaaagaaaaaaacccaaaaaaaaaaaaaaaccagtTGCGGATTTCCCACGTATTCCCCTTCCAGCATCTCAAACCAGTGAGACGAACCCCCGTTCCTggcccccccttcccaccttcACCACTCTTTCTGACAGCCGAGGAGCGCGGTTATCGTCTTTTGACTGCGTTGTAAACCGGAAAACCATGACCTGAACTGCACCCATCACAATTCCCCTTCTGCCGGGAAATGAAACGTGCGCAACAGTAATCTCGTTCCAGTACCAACagccaaaaacaacacccaCTTCCCAAACCAAGCTGTCAGGATTGGTGCGGAGAAAGGGGAAAGAGAGCCCCCCCAAGGCAgataaaagaaaagagaaaaaaagacaaaaatcaaaaaaagacaaaccAGTTGCCTTTTTATTTTGCCCTGTTCACAAAATCCagacacccctcccccttccccaaaaccaaccccctacTCCCGTCCATTCTTCTTGTTCCATATCCGAGGCAAGCCTTCCTTGCCTCGGGCTCGACCCCGACCCAGCCTCCTTGGAAACACTTCCTTGTCGACAACCAGTGTCTGCCCTTTTGCTCAAGAAAAATCACATATCCCGTATGAGTTTTTTCATGTCGCGCGCGCCAGGCTAGATGAATGTTATGTTTTCCGCTGATTTGTTTTTGGATATACACCTCCCAAACAACAATCcagtgtttttttttggtttttttttgcagCGTTTCCGGCATCAAGCCGAAAATTCGTtacctcgtcgtcgtcgtcgtcgtaaTCGTCGTCGCTCGGTCGTACGCAACgtcgcaaaaaaaaaaaaaaaaaaagccggTTCTTGTCGGGGATATATATATCCATCATTAAGAAAAAGAAATAGGCCGTAACATTAACATTCATCCATGAGACAAGGAATATTAAAATGTTTGGTATCCAAGGTGGTCGTTTGTTGTCGGGTGAGTGAAGAACGAACGTTAAGCGAGTGCTGGTTTTTTTGGCGGAAGGTCGAGTCGAGTGGTGCTGAATTTCGTCTCCCATATCCACCAAGTTTttgaaaaggaaaaaaagagagaagaaaagaaaaagatcTTTAGCTCGGTCTGTGCCGAACTTGGGTTGTGGTGCATTGCTGCGGTCTCCTCTTTGATATTTGAATCAccgaaaaggaaaaaaaaagtttcacacaacaaaagaaaacaagaccACCTGTATCTCATCCTTTCCAAAATATGCCGATAAATATGCAGATAAAAACTCAAATATCCAGCCCCTGGACCCAGCCATGTAAGGTTTGATGTTGTGTGCATGCGATACAAAAGCCaaacagaagaaaaaggctTACAACCGAGCTCGCAGTTGAAGCAGTGGTATCCAAAAtagatgaaaaaaaaaaaacaagaccAAAAAAACGCTCGCTgtaaacaaaagaaacacacacagaaaaaaaaatgaaaaaaaggaaaaaccCCGTCCAAATATATATGCGCCGAAAAGGGTATGTCGACGATTTGTTCCCAGGAAGCTCCGAGCCCATGCAAAAGGTGATGAAAGAAACGCCCCGATATGCCTTTGATGCTTGCGAACAATaaagtgtggtggtgacaggGGAAACTCTGTTGTTGCGCTTTGATGCCAAACCCTCCTGAAATCGCGACTATCGGTCGTGGCCGATGGGCGCGTTGGTTGGCGCGCTTACAACGAGGCTGTCGTCACGACTGGATAGCTAGCGGTCGATACAGGTGGCGATGGTTGTCACATTGTCGTCGCATAGTCCTGGTACCGACTGTCCCAGCCAAACGAGTTGTAGCCAACCGTCACACCGCACTGAGGAGCAAGCATGCTGGGcagtgggaggtgggggatgggCGACGAGACCAACTGCGAGCCGTAGAACAGACCAGCTGTAGTGTACGGCTGGCTGTAGGCAAGAGGAGGCGATGGCGTGTAGGACTCGCTGATGCCAATCGTGGCCCACATGGTAGGGCTGGTCGAGTCGGGCGGAGTCGAAGTTACACTCGGGCTCGAAGGCAGGATCTTCCAGGAATCGACGGGGGCTGGCATCGTGGTCGGAGTGGGCGCCTGGGACCAGATGTTCGCACCTGCAGGCGAGCTGGGCAGGAGCGGTGGCTGACGGACGACATCGACGATcctgggcggcggcggaagCAGAGGCTTGACCAGGTTCATGACGGCATTCTTCACCTCTTCACTCTTCCCACTGAGcagctctccaccaccatcctcctcgagccCCTCGAGTGCCGACACATGTGTCCGGAAGACAAATTTGTTGATGGCCTGGATGAAGTCCTCGTGAAGCTTCTTGCACTGTGTTTCCTTCTCGGACCAGTCGTAGGTGTTGGCCTTTGCATTGACACAGTGGATGTCCTTGTGGTACTCAATCAGGGACTCGATGGTGTCCGGCGTCAGCTTGTAAGCAACCTCGTTTCTCAATACCATGTCGACGTGCACAATGTAGGCCTCGAGGTGGATGAGCTGGTAGTTGAAGATGGCCTCAATCAGCGGGTTGGA includes:
- a CDS encoding hypothetical protein (EggNog:ENOG503NVY4), whose amino-acid sequence is MPPQLLPASAAAFAPRASSVNVVLGSKVEPWLTQTLKRINRIKRPLNSVPQHQRCLTETLSSPNAIWTLASLMLPKAPESELRKDSNPLIEAIFNYQLIHLEAYIVHVDMVLRNEVAYKLTPDTIESLIEYHKDIHCVNAKANTYDWSEKETQCKKLHEDFIQAINKFVFRTHVSALEGLEEDGGGELLSGKSEEVKNAVMNLVKPLLPPPPRIVDVVRQPPLLPSSPAGANIWSQAPTPTTMPAPVDSWKILPSSPSVTSTPPDSTSPTMWATIGISESYTPSPPLAYSQPYTTAGLFYGSQLVSSPIPHLPLPSMLAPQCGVTVGYNSFGWDSRYQDYATTM